One segment of Rhodopirellula baltica SH 1 DNA contains the following:
- a CDS encoding CDC27 family protein, giving the protein MTFAFSPASVLACMASAAVLMTGCTDDSETVRRIQTQRQVALQKQSQQDHLGETVSLLSQFVGLNEEKASRQISYHLNQWSQNQSGDGDPVKMPELASTLTDVLPEENLRGEVLRDDFQPSDVSVLRDAYLFRQAVQWIDNPIREDPLLVDWLKGLSGEIGEDAASQLRTGCRLFDWTIRNVAVEPLDSSVSVPPQVPQPPFPFGMKLEGPGYRQTLYQTIWRGRGDSIQRANVFTALCEQAGVISAVLARQSDEDGVLTPWAVGVLAGDQIYLFETELGLPIPGPDQVGIATLEQARKEPTVMRRLDVAGYFDYPLSRTDIQQSVALLNSRMQAISPRMKKLEDGLTGDRRMTLYVDVDAVAEKLDAIPGVAGVRMWTLPLLADIYQAEARRMVDRDPLFSFYYTSRWAVLEGQDEMARNLSSGRWQHLTGQFADDDIEGVKGARTRYLEQRAPEFEISDLRINVDLQKRYGLRRGLGIDSSQYDQQLQQIQMFMRLGKRTATHWLALVQYDDGRFATAANWFEKRVLDEDQMSMWEDSARYNLARAKEHAEEWDEVEELLKSERTYSGHGNRLRARLIDKSFRE; this is encoded by the coding sequence ATGACGTTCGCTTTTTCGCCCGCATCGGTATTGGCATGCATGGCGTCCGCCGCGGTCTTGATGACCGGGTGCACCGATGATTCGGAAACCGTTCGTCGGATTCAAACGCAGCGACAAGTCGCGTTGCAAAAGCAGTCCCAGCAGGATCACCTCGGTGAAACCGTTTCGCTGCTGAGCCAATTTGTGGGGCTGAATGAAGAGAAAGCCAGTCGCCAAATTTCTTACCATTTGAACCAGTGGTCCCAGAATCAATCCGGTGACGGTGACCCGGTCAAAATGCCGGAACTGGCATCGACACTGACCGACGTGCTCCCAGAAGAAAATCTCCGCGGGGAAGTTTTGCGAGACGATTTTCAACCTTCCGACGTGAGCGTCCTGCGAGATGCGTACCTGTTTCGACAAGCGGTTCAGTGGATCGACAATCCCATTCGAGAAGATCCGCTGTTGGTCGATTGGTTGAAGGGATTGTCTGGTGAGATCGGCGAAGATGCTGCCAGTCAGCTCCGAACGGGTTGCCGGTTGTTTGATTGGACGATTCGCAATGTTGCCGTGGAGCCACTGGACAGCTCGGTAAGTGTGCCTCCGCAAGTCCCGCAGCCTCCGTTTCCATTTGGAATGAAGTTGGAAGGGCCCGGTTATCGTCAAACGTTGTATCAAACCATTTGGCGTGGTCGCGGTGATTCAATTCAACGAGCCAACGTCTTCACAGCATTGTGCGAGCAAGCCGGAGTGATCTCCGCGGTGTTGGCTCGTCAATCGGACGAGGACGGTGTGTTGACGCCCTGGGCGGTCGGAGTGTTGGCGGGTGACCAAATCTACTTGTTCGAAACCGAATTGGGATTGCCGATTCCCGGTCCCGATCAAGTCGGTATTGCGACTTTGGAGCAGGCTCGCAAAGAGCCGACGGTGATGCGTCGTTTGGATGTTGCCGGTTACTTCGATTACCCATTGTCGCGAACCGATATTCAACAGAGCGTCGCGTTGCTCAACAGCCGAATGCAGGCCATTTCTCCACGGATGAAAAAGCTGGAAGACGGGCTGACCGGCGATCGTCGGATGACGTTGTATGTGGATGTTGATGCGGTCGCCGAAAAGCTGGATGCCATTCCCGGTGTTGCCGGTGTTCGGATGTGGACATTGCCTTTGTTGGCAGACATCTATCAAGCCGAGGCCCGACGGATGGTCGACCGTGATCCTTTGTTCTCGTTCTATTACACGTCTCGCTGGGCGGTGCTGGAGGGGCAAGATGAGATGGCCCGGAACCTTTCCAGTGGTCGGTGGCAGCATCTGACCGGTCAGTTCGCCGATGATGACATCGAGGGAGTGAAGGGTGCTCGAACTCGGTATCTGGAACAACGTGCTCCGGAATTTGAAATCTCGGATTTGCGAATCAATGTCGATTTGCAAAAGCGATATGGTTTGCGACGCGGATTGGGCATCGACAGCTCTCAGTACGACCAACAACTACAACAGATTCAAATGTTCATGCGTTTGGGCAAACGCACCGCCACGCATTGGTTGGCTTTGGTTCAGTACGACGACGGGCGTTTCGCCACTGCAGCGAATTGGTTCGAAAAACGAGTCTTGGACGAAGACCAAATGTCGATGTGGGAAGATTCCGCTCGCTACAACCTGGCTCGAGCCAAAGAGCATGCAGAAGAGTGGGATGAGGTGGAGGAATTGCTGAAATCGGAGCGAACCTACAGCGGTCATGGCAATCGTTTGCGGGCAAGATTGATCGACAAGTCATTTCGAGAGTGA
- a CDS encoding diacylglycerol/lipid kinase family protein, with amino-acid sequence MPAVDSKRTIREVWIFTSPKAGTGAGRGEILRLIELCRADGLTCRRIDNLAELAERVGEADRLPDDVAVVGAGGDGTLALLAGQLPPGSALIPMPMGTENLLARYYKYSRQAEAVLATIRRGAAMKIDAGRANGRLFLVMVTAGFDAEVVRAMHLTRRGHINRFSYARPLWRAIRRYAFPVIDAEMENAAAVSSEKAVIAGSGGDKSSTGASSTTQSIRTSGCWMMAFNLPCYAASLPIEPEANGNDGKLDLINLTYGSVIAGLRYLMSLPGGRHLRRSDVFRFQSTKITWTSLSRVPYQIDGDYAGRLPVQIEVLPGYVTLLRPAE; translated from the coding sequence GTGCCCGCCGTGGATTCGAAACGGACCATTCGTGAAGTCTGGATCTTCACCAGCCCCAAGGCGGGGACGGGTGCCGGACGCGGAGAAATCTTGCGATTGATCGAACTGTGTCGCGCCGATGGATTGACTTGTCGCCGGATCGACAATTTGGCGGAGCTCGCTGAGCGAGTGGGAGAGGCGGATCGTTTGCCCGATGATGTCGCCGTTGTGGGAGCCGGAGGTGATGGGACGCTGGCGTTGCTGGCCGGTCAATTGCCGCCGGGCAGTGCGTTGATTCCGATGCCGATGGGAACGGAAAACCTGCTCGCTCGATACTACAAGTATTCACGTCAGGCGGAGGCTGTGCTGGCAACCATCCGTCGCGGTGCCGCGATGAAAATCGATGCGGGCCGAGCGAACGGTCGGTTGTTTTTGGTGATGGTGACGGCGGGCTTTGACGCCGAGGTCGTCCGAGCGATGCATTTGACTCGTCGCGGTCATATCAATCGATTCAGCTATGCACGACCGCTATGGCGAGCGATTCGTCGGTACGCGTTCCCCGTGATCGATGCCGAAATGGAAAATGCCGCCGCGGTGTCGTCTGAGAAAGCGGTCATTGCCGGATCCGGTGGGGACAAATCGAGTACCGGCGCTTCTTCGACCACTCAATCCATTCGGACCAGCGGTTGCTGGATGATGGCGTTCAATCTGCCATGCTATGCGGCCTCGTTGCCGATTGAGCCCGAAGCGAATGGCAACGATGGAAAACTGGATCTGATCAATCTGACTTATGGTTCAGTGATCGCAGGGTTGCGTTACTTGATGTCATTGCCCGGTGGGCGTCATCTGAGAAGGTCCGACGTCTTTCGTTTTCAATCGACCAAGATCACGTGGACCAGTCTGTCGCGGGTGCCCTATCAAATCGACGGGGATTACGCCGGGCGATTACCTGTTCAAATCGAAGTCCTGCCTGGCTACGTCACGTTGCTTCGGCCGGCCGAGTAG
- a CDS encoding DUF1592 domain-containing protein, translated as MFCALTVLLTTQAVSASEPERTAPDASAKPSGTLETVLQTHCVKCHSAGQDPEGDIALSEINDRNVADDLDQLQSLIDVLDLEEMPPEGETQLPAETRRKLLAELKATLQNAVAHTRQYPRTPIRRMNRFQYNNAVVDLFDLNCTVFTLPERMLREHRGYFQPASGKMPEEVFVGSRPLGKSQMIEPRLAGVAAFPQDLRAEHGYDNQADHLSLSPLLMESFLKLGQSITESSDFVPANVGIWDSFFAAPTPEADIESIVRERLKSFLTRAFRRSVDQSQLDRYSQYVLQNLKEGVAFPVAMRAIAAATISSPRFLYLYDSADESSSVTPLDDYELASRLSFFLWGSIPDQILLELAAKKRLHEKDVLNEQFERMIRDRKLKRFCDSFPSQWLQLERIISSVPSPEEFPDFYFLKYRDSMHMMLEPLLLFETVLIENQPITQLIDSDFTYRSDLLEDAYGDLAIQHDRNGRGVQVIRFRRLPIEDRRGGGVITNAAVMTMTSGPERTQPITRGAWLAGVVFNNPPEPPPADVPALGEKPAEGEEHLTLRERLSMHRKRSDCKGCHEQIDPLGFALENFNPVGVWRDQYENGRDVDMAGTLFRKHRFENVIEFKDALLVEKDRFTEALAGHLLSFALARPLSAADRVALDEITAKVAADEYKIHTLLRQVVLSEPFQTKSFPQIASNPRP; from the coding sequence ATGTTCTGCGCGTTGACGGTTCTGCTCACCACGCAGGCGGTGTCAGCGTCCGAACCTGAACGCACCGCTCCCGATGCTTCGGCGAAACCTTCTGGAACGCTGGAAACGGTTCTCCAAACCCATTGCGTGAAGTGTCACTCGGCCGGGCAGGATCCTGAGGGCGACATCGCGTTGTCAGAGATCAATGATCGGAACGTCGCCGACGATTTGGATCAACTGCAGAGTTTGATTGACGTTCTGGATCTGGAAGAGATGCCTCCGGAGGGCGAGACGCAGTTGCCGGCCGAGACACGTCGGAAGCTGCTGGCCGAATTGAAGGCGACCCTTCAGAACGCGGTCGCCCATACCAGACAATACCCTCGCACACCGATTCGGCGGATGAATCGATTTCAATACAACAATGCGGTGGTGGATCTGTTCGATCTGAATTGCACTGTGTTCACCTTGCCCGAACGTATGCTGCGGGAACATCGCGGTTACTTCCAACCGGCGTCGGGAAAGATGCCTGAGGAAGTGTTTGTCGGAAGTCGGCCACTGGGCAAGTCACAGATGATCGAACCTCGGTTGGCCGGCGTCGCTGCATTCCCTCAGGATCTGCGTGCGGAACACGGTTACGACAATCAAGCCGACCATTTGTCGCTGTCGCCGTTGTTGATGGAGTCGTTTTTGAAACTCGGGCAATCCATCACCGAGAGTTCCGATTTTGTTCCGGCCAACGTCGGGATTTGGGATTCGTTCTTCGCCGCTCCAACGCCCGAAGCTGACATCGAGTCAATCGTGCGTGAACGGTTGAAGTCGTTTTTGACGCGAGCGTTTCGCCGCTCAGTCGATCAATCTCAACTGGATCGTTACAGCCAATACGTTTTGCAGAACCTCAAGGAAGGAGTCGCCTTTCCCGTTGCAATGAGGGCTATCGCGGCGGCAACGATTTCTTCGCCCCGATTTCTGTACCTGTACGACTCAGCTGACGAGTCGTCATCCGTCACGCCGCTCGATGATTACGAACTCGCTTCTCGATTGTCGTTCTTTCTATGGGGAAGCATCCCGGATCAGATCCTGTTGGAACTCGCTGCGAAGAAGCGTCTGCATGAGAAGGATGTTTTGAATGAGCAATTCGAACGCATGATTCGCGATCGAAAGCTCAAGCGTTTTTGCGACAGCTTTCCTTCGCAGTGGTTGCAGCTGGAGCGGATTATTTCGTCGGTGCCCAGTCCGGAAGAGTTTCCGGACTTTTACTTTTTGAAGTACCGCGACAGCATGCACATGATGTTGGAACCTCTGCTGTTGTTTGAGACTGTGTTGATCGAAAACCAACCGATCACTCAGTTGATTGATTCTGACTTCACGTATCGATCTGATTTGCTAGAGGATGCTTACGGCGACTTGGCAATCCAACACGATCGAAACGGCCGAGGCGTGCAGGTCATTCGGTTTCGTCGGTTGCCAATCGAAGACCGACGCGGTGGCGGCGTGATCACGAACGCGGCTGTGATGACGATGACATCGGGACCGGAAAGAACGCAACCGATCACCCGAGGCGCTTGGCTGGCGGGGGTTGTGTTCAACAACCCGCCCGAGCCTCCTCCCGCGGACGTTCCCGCATTGGGGGAAAAACCTGCCGAAGGCGAAGAGCACTTAACGCTTCGTGAACGACTTTCGATGCATCGGAAACGGTCCGATTGCAAAGGCTGCCACGAACAGATCGACCCGTTGGGGTTCGCACTCGAGAATTTCAATCCCGTGGGTGTTTGGCGAGATCAATACGAAAACGGTCGCGACGTCGACATGGCCGGGACGCTGTTTCGCAAGCACCGTTTTGAGAACGTGATCGAATTCAAGGACGCGTTGCTGGTGGAAAAGGATCGATTCACCGAGGCGTTGGCGGGGCATCTGCTGAGTTTCGCGTTGGCTCGTCCGCTGAGTGCCGCCGATCGTGTTGCGCTGGATGAGATCACGGCGAAGGTTGCCGCGGACGAATACAAAATTCACACGCTGCTTCGCCAAGTTGTGTTGAGCGAACCGTTTCAAACCAAATCATTCCCGCAAATCGCGAGCAATCCACGGCCATGA
- a CDS encoding PSD1 and planctomycete cytochrome C domain-containing protein has product MVASLIFPVWACADDTDFFEAKVRPLLIERCYECHSVESGESMGDYRLDTAPAMRTGGSRGASIVPGDADASVLVRAISYNEPGLEMPPDEKLDDDEIEILKHWINSGAADPRTDEHPPEESVSPLSRDVDSHWAFVPPSRVSGTELREDSVTAHPFSSDLIDDLSAKYAGELGISVSEIADRDTLLRRLHFDLSGLPPSYDELKSFREDRRPDAFQRRVNRMLADPRMSERMGRHWLDVARYADTIGYTTAGKERTIKGSHRYRDWVLKAFAEDMPFDEMVRHQLAGDRTDPENENGNADAMGFITIGRKFLSNEDTLDDRIDVITRGLLGLTVSCARCHDHKFDPIPTVDYYSLYNVLNNSVPPEDLDAAASPLMLVDRDKLRRQQVYIRGQRGNRGDDAPRQYLTAFRRSEEVPFENGSGRLDLAEKIVAADNPLTARVYVNRVWGHLTGRPLVDSPSDFGFRTPAPAIPETLDDLAADFQTHWSTQRLMRRILSTRIYQQASTADAETLTLDPNNTALARAERRRRDFESLRDSILVGAGQMECQYGGESVEITSPTITPRRTLYAMINRQNLPGLFRTFDFASPDMHSPERYQTTVPQQALFLMNHSQLTGAALAAASQVKQDHAADVRQQVRMLFRRLLQREPSASELDGAVAFVQSEVLPPLVNADPRELWSYGTAKWENKQLSEFTPFPVFDKNGWQIEAQYPSPGAFTYARLTNEGGHPGHGNNAAVVRRWKSPIDGVVKVIGMVGHRAKQGDGIQSVIRIAGEVVFDEKQFSSNRPLPARKRSIRKGEFVEFIAHSGPTLSHDGFFWRSKISATASDGLVVEANSVDDFSGPFQKTETPQLDRLAQLAQVLFLTNEFAFVD; this is encoded by the coding sequence TTGGTCGCATCGCTGATCTTTCCCGTTTGGGCCTGTGCTGATGACACGGATTTCTTCGAAGCCAAAGTCCGGCCGCTTTTGATTGAGCGTTGCTACGAGTGCCATTCGGTCGAGTCCGGCGAATCGATGGGAGACTACCGACTCGATACCGCTCCCGCGATGCGCACCGGTGGTTCACGCGGCGCATCGATCGTCCCGGGTGATGCTGATGCTAGCGTTCTCGTTCGTGCGATCAGCTACAACGAACCCGGATTGGAAATGCCTCCGGATGAGAAACTTGATGACGACGAGATCGAGATTCTGAAGCATTGGATTAATTCGGGAGCGGCGGATCCACGAACGGATGAGCATCCGCCCGAAGAGTCTGTCTCGCCGCTCAGTCGCGATGTGGATTCGCACTGGGCCTTTGTCCCTCCAAGCCGTGTTAGCGGAACGGAACTGCGGGAGGACAGTGTTACGGCGCATCCCTTCTCTAGCGATTTAATTGACGACCTGTCGGCAAAGTACGCCGGCGAGCTGGGGATTTCTGTTAGTGAAATCGCGGACCGCGATACGTTGCTACGTCGCTTGCATTTTGATTTGTCCGGCCTTCCGCCGTCGTACGATGAGCTGAAATCGTTCCGCGAAGATCGTCGTCCGGATGCGTTTCAAAGACGAGTGAATCGGATGTTGGCGGATCCTCGCATGAGCGAACGAATGGGCCGGCACTGGTTGGACGTCGCTCGCTACGCCGACACGATCGGATACACGACCGCGGGCAAAGAGCGAACGATCAAAGGATCACATCGTTATCGCGATTGGGTTTTGAAAGCGTTTGCTGAGGACATGCCTTTTGACGAAATGGTGCGTCATCAATTGGCGGGTGATCGAACGGATCCTGAGAACGAGAACGGCAATGCAGATGCGATGGGATTCATTACGATTGGTCGGAAATTTCTGTCCAACGAAGACACGCTGGATGATCGCATTGATGTGATCACTCGCGGGTTGTTGGGACTCACCGTTTCATGTGCACGCTGTCACGATCACAAGTTCGATCCGATCCCGACGGTGGATTACTACTCGCTCTACAACGTTCTGAACAACAGTGTGCCGCCGGAGGACTTGGACGCCGCAGCGAGCCCTTTGATGTTGGTCGATCGCGACAAGCTTCGCCGACAACAGGTTTACATTCGAGGCCAACGGGGCAATCGCGGAGACGACGCGCCTCGGCAGTATTTGACGGCGTTTCGTCGATCAGAAGAAGTTCCATTTGAGAACGGCAGCGGCCGGTTGGACCTCGCAGAAAAGATCGTCGCGGCTGATAACCCTTTGACCGCTCGCGTTTACGTCAATCGTGTGTGGGGGCATTTAACCGGGCGCCCGTTGGTGGATTCGCCCAGTGATTTTGGGTTTCGAACCCCCGCTCCGGCGATTCCGGAGACGCTGGATGATTTGGCGGCGGACTTTCAAACGCACTGGAGCACTCAGCGATTGATGCGTCGCATTTTGTCGACCCGTATTTATCAGCAGGCATCCACCGCCGACGCCGAGACGTTAACTCTCGATCCAAATAACACGGCACTTGCCAGAGCGGAACGACGTCGACGAGATTTTGAATCACTGCGTGATAGCATCCTGGTCGGTGCGGGCCAGATGGAGTGCCAATACGGTGGTGAGTCGGTTGAGATCACATCGCCGACTATCACGCCGCGTCGAACGCTGTATGCGATGATCAATCGTCAGAACTTGCCGGGGTTGTTTCGCACGTTTGATTTTGCCAGTCCCGATATGCATTCGCCCGAGCGTTATCAAACGACTGTGCCGCAGCAAGCATTGTTCTTGATGAACCACTCGCAGTTGACCGGGGCCGCACTGGCGGCGGCAAGTCAGGTGAAGCAGGATCACGCCGCCGACGTCCGCCAACAAGTGAGGATGCTGTTTCGGCGGCTGCTTCAACGCGAGCCATCCGCGTCGGAATTGGATGGAGCGGTCGCATTTGTTCAATCCGAAGTCCTGCCTCCGTTGGTCAACGCTGATCCACGAGAGCTTTGGTCGTACGGCACGGCCAAGTGGGAAAACAAACAGCTTAGCGAGTTCACTCCGTTTCCGGTCTTTGACAAGAACGGTTGGCAGATCGAAGCGCAGTACCCAAGTCCGGGGGCGTTCACCTACGCTCGGCTGACTAACGAAGGTGGGCACCCGGGGCACGGCAACAACGCGGCGGTGGTACGCCGATGGAAAAGTCCCATTGATGGGGTCGTGAAGGTCATCGGAATGGTCGGTCACCGGGCAAAGCAAGGCGATGGGATTCAGTCTGTGATTCGGATCGCCGGCGAGGTTGTGTTTGACGAGAAGCAATTCAGTAGCAACCGACCTCTGCCAGCCAGGAAACGATCGATCCGCAAAGGCGAATTCGTCGAATTCATCGCTCACAGCGGTCCGACGTTGAGCCACGACGGTTTCTTCTGGCGATCAAAGATCTCGGCGACGGCGAGCGATGGCTTGGTCGTCGAAGCCAACTCGGTGGACGATTTCAGTGGTCCATTCCAGAAAACCGAAACACCCCAGCTGGATCGCCTGGCGCAACTCGCCCAGGTTTTATTCCTCACCAACGAATTCGCATTCGTGGATTGA
- the kdsA gene encoding 3-deoxy-8-phosphooctulonate synthase has product MACEPMTETPEIQPVRIRDYVCGPGEPLLVIAGPCVLQSRELALQIGEELARINQRSDVQVIFKASFDKANRTSLAAQRGPGIEQGLGLLEAVRANTGLPVTTDIHLPEQAAAVGEVCDLLQIPAFLARQTDLLVAAASTGRPVNVKKGQFMSPGDMRYVVDKLRGSGDGGVMACERGTFFGYGRLVNDMQAIPIMRSLGVPVVFDATHSVQQPGGLGGATGGNREMVEPLARAAVAIGCDALFFETHPDPQTSPSDGPNMIPLDRFAGTLDRLLRLREAVDGLDG; this is encoded by the coding sequence ATGGCCTGCGAACCGATGACCGAAACCCCTGAAATTCAACCCGTTCGAATTCGCGATTACGTGTGCGGACCGGGGGAACCCCTGTTGGTGATTGCTGGCCCGTGTGTGTTGCAGTCGCGTGAGTTGGCACTCCAAATCGGTGAAGAATTGGCTCGGATCAATCAGCGTTCCGATGTGCAAGTGATCTTCAAGGCATCGTTCGACAAAGCCAACCGGACCAGTTTGGCGGCTCAGCGCGGACCGGGGATCGAACAGGGATTGGGGCTCCTTGAGGCCGTTCGGGCCAACACTGGATTGCCTGTGACGACTGACATCCATTTGCCCGAGCAGGCGGCAGCCGTCGGGGAAGTTTGTGATTTGCTGCAGATTCCCGCCTTCCTAGCTCGCCAGACTGATTTGCTGGTCGCGGCTGCGAGCACGGGGCGACCGGTGAACGTCAAAAAGGGGCAGTTCATGTCTCCGGGGGACATGCGATACGTGGTGGATAAGCTGCGAGGTTCAGGCGATGGCGGCGTGATGGCTTGCGAACGAGGCACGTTTTTCGGTTACGGCCGCCTGGTCAATGACATGCAAGCGATTCCAATCATGCGGTCTTTGGGCGTTCCGGTCGTTTTTGACGCCACCCACAGCGTCCAGCAACCGGGCGGTTTGGGCGGTGCAACGGGCGGAAATCGAGAAATGGTCGAACCATTGGCTCGCGCCGCCGTAGCCATCGGTTGTGATGCTCTCTTTTTTGAGACGCATCCCGATCCGCAAACGTCGCCGAGTGACGGGCCGAACATGATCCCGCTGGACCGATTCGCGGGAACGTTGGACCGTTTGCTGCGATTGCGAGAAGCGGTTGACGGCCTGGATGGTTGA
- a CDS encoding AAA family ATPase, whose amino-acid sequence MKPALVLSIPFLLAFAATTLNASPIPSNMRETRAIDSDLARIEKECQTLQNRLTQLRQQVKTARDGVNHAIDATRAIKATDERLITLIDNLKPYTSVPKVRTIARTLRKNLQRVQEQIHTLRKKTDKAEKDILRPAKDRLKVLEQSILGGEFKLASYKKTISTWRRDLQTNAARANSIPGGAAAFDATSRVARPTVQSIATVLTNTRQSLDRVGNNLTQWNDPIRAFMTMDQSLSSFEKKLAPAEKTAAKLEKTLGKKLSIKLPFGKKTITFSIREILETPGKVLGVVLKPLEKLADKLLQPVLKELKLEIKAPSGIANLNSELNRLPSIEASLRREADQLQQQITTRLQQIIQSWSRIQPHLPRHLTSQPQPPKRPIAAERPAQNPPSSKPAPVRKFPVMFIQP is encoded by the coding sequence ATGAAACCCGCACTCGTCCTGTCGATTCCGTTCCTGCTCGCTTTCGCGGCAACCACGCTGAACGCCTCTCCAATTCCCAGCAACATGCGAGAAACCCGAGCCATCGACAGCGATTTGGCTCGCATCGAAAAGGAATGCCAAACATTGCAAAACCGACTGACTCAGCTTCGCCAACAGGTCAAAACGGCTCGTGACGGAGTGAACCATGCCATCGACGCGACACGAGCCATCAAGGCGACCGACGAACGCTTGATCACTCTGATCGACAATCTCAAACCCTACACCTCTGTCCCCAAAGTTCGCACAATCGCTCGTACGCTTCGAAAGAACTTGCAACGCGTCCAGGAACAAATTCACACGTTGCGTAAGAAGACGGACAAAGCCGAAAAAGACATCCTACGTCCGGCAAAGGACCGTTTGAAAGTACTGGAACAATCGATCCTGGGCGGCGAGTTCAAACTGGCGAGCTACAAGAAAACCATTTCGACTTGGCGACGCGATTTGCAAACCAACGCGGCTCGCGCCAATTCGATTCCAGGTGGAGCAGCTGCTTTTGACGCAACATCCCGTGTTGCCCGCCCTACTGTTCAGTCGATTGCCACCGTCTTGACTAACACACGCCAGTCCCTCGACCGCGTCGGAAACAACCTGACCCAGTGGAACGATCCCATCCGTGCATTCATGACGATGGATCAGTCACTGTCCAGCTTCGAGAAGAAATTGGCTCCAGCAGAGAAGACCGCAGCCAAACTTGAGAAAACGCTCGGCAAAAAGCTTTCGATCAAACTCCCATTCGGTAAGAAGACCATCACCTTCAGCATTCGCGAAATTTTGGAAACGCCGGGCAAGGTTCTCGGCGTGGTCCTGAAACCGCTCGAAAAGCTGGCGGACAAACTACTACAACCTGTTCTGAAAGAACTGAAGCTCGAGATCAAAGCCCCGAGTGGCATCGCCAACCTGAACAGCGAACTCAATCGATTGCCTTCAATCGAAGCCTCGTTGCGACGCGAAGCCGATCAATTGCAGCAACAGATCACCACGCGGTTGCAACAAATCATTCAAAGCTGGAGTCGCATCCAACCTCATTTGCCACGGCATCTGACATCGCAACCCCAACCACCGAAGCGACCGATCGCAGCAGAACGTCCGGCACAAAATCCTCCCAGCTCCAAGCCAGCACCGGTTCGCAAGTTCCCGGTGATGTTCATCCAGCCCTAA
- a CDS encoding DUF1552 domain-containing protein codes for MIRTSRRRFLRGLGGASLALPWMPSIAIAAQADHVPMRMAHFYVPIGVVRRGFFPGEANDVIPKGNLGNVMKSLGKQSPFASDEPLGQLTPTLEPLESLKHKVNLITGMDRTFQQGTDVHAQCASCYLSSAVPYTDQGTAWPLDRTLDHLVADVIGTETPFATLEFSCNSHRDNKESIYFDNISWFGTGHLAPSIRDPRKMYHRLFSTQEIDRYRDITDLVLEDARDLKMHLGYEDRHKFAEYFDSIRTIETQMDRLEQMKSQLSRVQLDEPPEAYLPRGEYIRLMGDLMVVALQTGLTNVATFMVGPERWDTPFKFESLFDEPRSHHQMSHNQTKVIDDLLKVDRFHVEQYVYLMEKMDSIEQADGSTLLDNTLLTYGSGLGDGSTHQYNDLPIVVAGGGDRVASGRHINMPEGTPLANLWLTQARLLGVPMQRFADSTGMIDGLMAERL; via the coding sequence ATGATTCGAACCAGTCGACGTCGCTTTCTTCGCGGTTTGGGCGGAGCTTCTTTGGCACTGCCTTGGATGCCCAGCATTGCTATCGCTGCGCAGGCGGATCATGTGCCGATGCGAATGGCGCATTTCTATGTGCCGATTGGGGTCGTCCGTCGCGGCTTCTTTCCGGGCGAAGCCAATGATGTGATTCCCAAGGGCAATCTTGGCAATGTGATGAAATCATTGGGCAAACAAAGCCCGTTCGCCAGTGACGAACCGCTCGGTCAATTGACACCCACCTTGGAACCGTTGGAGTCGCTCAAACACAAAGTTAATCTCATCACCGGGATGGACCGCACGTTCCAGCAAGGAACTGACGTGCACGCGCAGTGCGCATCGTGTTACTTGAGCAGTGCGGTCCCGTACACGGATCAGGGAACGGCTTGGCCGCTCGATCGAACGCTGGACCATTTGGTGGCGGATGTGATCGGCACCGAAACACCGTTTGCGACTCTCGAGTTCAGTTGCAACAGCCACCGCGACAACAAAGAGTCGATCTACTTTGACAACATCTCGTGGTTCGGCACCGGGCATCTGGCACCATCGATTCGGGACCCTCGCAAGATGTACCATCGATTGTTTTCCACCCAGGAAATCGATCGCTATCGAGACATCACGGACTTGGTCCTTGAGGACGCTCGCGATTTGAAGATGCATTTGGGGTACGAGGACCGGCACAAGTTTGCCGAGTACTTTGATTCGATTCGTACGATCGAAACGCAAATGGATCGATTGGAACAGATGAAGTCGCAACTTTCTCGCGTGCAATTGGACGAACCGCCCGAAGCCTATCTGCCTCGCGGCGAATACATTCGCTTGATGGGTGATCTGATGGTGGTCGCGTTGCAAACCGGGCTGACCAACGTGGCGACATTCATGGTGGGGCCAGAGCGATGGGACACGCCATTCAAGTTTGAGAGCTTGTTTGACGAGCCTCGCAGCCATCACCAAATGTCACACAATCAAACGAAGGTGATCGATGATTTGCTGAAGGTTGATCGTTTTCATGTGGAGCAATATGTCTATCTGATGGAGAAGATGGACTCGATCGAGCAAGCCGATGGTTCCACACTCCTCGACAACACCCTTTTAACTTATGGATCAGGGTTGGGTGATGGATCAACGCACCAATACAACGATCTGCCAATCGTTGTTGCGGGAGGCGGCGATCGCGTTGCCTCTGGGCGTCACATCAACATGCCCGAAGGAACACCGCTGGCGAATTTGTGGTTGACCCAGGCTCGATTGCTGGGGGTTCCCATGCAACGGTTCGCCGACAGTACCGGAATGATCGACGGTTTAATGGCCGAGCGTTTGTAA